The genomic interval acattaagaacagcttcctaatattgagttgcattcccccattttgccctcagaacagcctcaattcatccggggcttggactctacaaggtgtcgaaagcgttccacagggatgctggcccatgttgactccaatacttcccacagttctgtcaagttggttggatgtccttcggaaggtggaacattcttgatacacacaggaaactgttgagcgtgataaacccagcagcgctgcagtccttgactcaaaccggtgcacttggcacctgctaccataccctgttcaaaggcgcttcaatattttgtcttgcccagtcaccctctgaatggcacgcatGCACAACCCATGTCTccgttgtctcaaggcttaggcttccttctttaacctgtcccctccccttcatctacactgatttgaagtggatcatagctttcatcatgattcacctggccagtctatgtcatggaaagagcaggtggtaatatttggtacactcagtgtagctACACATTATAGACATTCATTGGTAGCTCATGGTATCTCTGAAAACAAAATGCACAGTATTGACACattgctaaaaaaaaaaatgttttattctaGAAGTGCTTCTTCAAAATCAATCAATTAACCAAAccaaaaatatatacacacatttcTATTGATGATTGTctagtgtactgtatatacagcgtCAGGTCTATGCATTTAGACATGCACACATTGTTTTTGGACAAACAGACTATTAGACAAATGGGCTAGTTCCATCATTCGATAGACATgcagtcagacaggcaggcagacacagtgAGGTGAGAACACAGGACAAAGACAGTATGTTGATAATGACAGGAAAGTACAGCTCTTCCAGAcagcagcaggagaggagagggagcaaTAGGGCCAGTTCAGCTGTCTGTCACTGGGACTGATGTTGGCAACAAGCCCCTTGGTGTCAGCCATCTTGAGTCCACTACACCTGTACCCTCTGATATTACATCTACAACACATAACAAATAAGTCATATTTTCTCAAAAGGAAGACATTTTTGGCCATTCTTCCCTCTCTAAAATGTCAGTGGGGATTTTGTTTGTTTGAGCCATTGTTCCAATTGTTATCCTTGGTTTTCATCCCATATATCCCTTTATTCAACCAAGTGGTGCAAAatgttctttttcttttttcaaaCCAAAAAAGTCCCTCCCTCTGTGGGGTTTCTCTACACTGTTGCTGGGAGACTGTAGCTGCTCCTGTTGCTGATGCCAGCAGGAAGTGATGCCACACTATCTCGCGTCCCATTGGTCGCTCTCCCCTCCATGCCGTCAAAGGGTGGCGCTGCGTCTGTAATAAGATGATATGGCCACTCTCAACAAACACTCAACACCTGACACAATCACTACTGAACACAGCTGCCCTGTAGCCAGCTACATCCTGCAAACCCCTGCAGAATCTGCACATCTAATGAGGAATGTTTGCTGAAGTAAAACATCAATTGTTAAGACCTGCATCGATTTGTATAAGGAACTAAGCTACTTTTCctgtctaaacacacacacacacagcaagcttCTCTGCCATGTCCTCTCTCATGAATTCTAAGTTGCACAGGATGTCTACAGCTGGACGGTAAGACGATGCATTTCTGTTCCTCTAACAGGAAAATATGAGGAGAGGAGATGCAGAGAGTTAAGAAGTCACCTAAGGTCCCCTCAGAGACCCTTACATGCACACAGTATGGGTGTCATGGTATAGACTGACGTTAGGATGACAACTTCTGACACCAACATGCTACAAGCAGCTAGCATGCTAACGGCTAGCATGAAATGGAACACACGAATGGGGGATGAGACAGACGTGGGCAGTTGAATGTCGGTTATGGTTCGAAGCATGACGATAGGTCAAGAcggaaacacacaggagagagtagGAAAACGGGCTACCTTCGGGCGGGTTATAAACCTCCATAGTGCTGTGGGTAAGACTCACTGTTAGAGAGTCATCTGATTTAGGGCTCGAAGGCTTTCTGAGAAATGGTGAACATAAAGTCAACGTTGGCAGTGACACAACAAGAGATCATTTCATAATTCTAGGACCCTTAAAGCTTATTAAAGGGAGAGTTAATTCATTATGAAATCAAAGTTTGTTAAATGTTTTCAGCTCACACCTAAAATTAAATAGTGCTTCTCGTTCACATTTATTTGGGATTGAGGCATACGGCAGGATCTACATAACAGATACCACAGGACATGGATAAATCTTGTCAATAGACCACTTTCAAgatctgaaaacatctgacaaaCTTTTCATTTtggagtgaactatccctttaaggccCATTGGCCGTGCTGTACGTGGCAGCATGGTGCTAAGCACTGACCAAAAACCATTGGCGCCAGCTAATGCTATCATCCTAGATAGCCACTATCACAGAAAACGACTTAGGAAATAGGCAAGCCAACTCACACTGACAGTTCAGCTGCGTTCTCTCTTTTACCTATACAATAAAGagaaggggatgagagagagaagaggctgTTCATACATAGTCAGACACCAGCAAAGGCCTGTGTTGCTGGGGGACTGTaggtctctctacctctcttggAATTGTAGCGCAGCACGCAGGCGAGGACTAGGACAGCCACCACTAGCAGACAGCAGGCCACGATCAAACCTTTCTTCCACATTGCCATCttcactgtagagagagagagggagagagaggaagggagcaagagtgggaggtagggagagagatgcagggagagggaagagagatgaagggagaggggggaggtaggCAGGGTGTTTGTGAGAGGAAAAGGGTAAAGGTTAAAAGAAAGTTAGGGTGGGTGGAGatgaggacagagtggaggggaCAGAGAAGGAtggttgaaagagagagagaaagtcaatCTTAAAGTTCAGAGTCATCTGCTTCCTCCTCTTGGGGTCTGAACTTAAGTGTTCCCTtcatttcccctctcctccccatcctctgcCTTGCCACTGTAGCTGCCGTAGTGCCACTATGGGGGGAAGCAGGCCGGGTCTAATTGCTCTGGCTAATGAGTGCTAGCCACGTCTTGCTGAGGAGTCACAACCCATGGGAGCCTAGTGCGTCGCCACTAGCATCCGGATTGACTGTGCTATCGCGTTAGCCGTCGGCGCTAACCACACCACAGGACATAGAGGGCAGAGTGGCTACGGTTAGCCAAGGTTAGCTTAGCGGCGGGGTATTTAGTGTGGCTCATGATCATCAACAGCCACAGCAAAGGAGCTCGTTGGGGTTCGTTAATAGTGAGGTCAGATAACCTTGCTGGCAGGCACTGGGGGTGGAGGGATCAGATCAGACGGAAGTAAACTTGTCAGCTGTCACTGAAGCAGCCCCTGAACAGTGTTGTGAGAAGAGCAAAACTGTCGCTGCTGGTCCAAAGAGGGTCTTTAGATTTTACACAAGTGGTACTGTGAACGCAAATTAATCTAGACTTCTGCATCCAGTAAGAGCAGTAAATACATGTGTGATGACTCTGTGGTGGAGTGTGTGGACTCTGTGGTGGAGTGTGTGGACTCTGTGGTGGAGTGTGTGGACTCTGTGGTGGAGTGTGTGGACTCTGTGGTGGAGTGTGTGGACTCTGTGGTGGAGTGTGTGGACTCTGTGGTGGAGTGTGTGGACTCTATGGTGGAGTGTGTGGACTCTATGGTGGAGTGTGTGGACTCTATGGTGGAGTGTGTGGACTCTATGGTGGAGTGTGTGGACTCTATGGTGGAGTGTGTGGACTCTATGGTGGAGTGTGTGGACTCTATGGTGGAGTGTGTGGACTCTATGGTGGAGTGtggtgtttgtctgtctctcaacCTATTGTGATAAGTACAGCAGGGCCTTGCACATcactgtagatgtgtgtgtgtctatcttctcagagagtgtgtgtgtgtgtatgcataacTCTCACCATCTACGGTGACTGGCTGACTCCGGACCATGTTAGCGTAGTTGATAGCCTCGCAGTAGTAGGTGCCACTGTGCTCATTCCCCACTCCTTTGATCTGGAGGGACTCGCTGGATTGGGTTGAGTTGGCGATGAAAAGCGGCTGGACGTTCCCACGTCGGTACCACTTAAAGGTGACGGGCGGGGAACCTTCCACCCCACAGATCAGGTACATCTCATTTCCCTCTGTGACCTCCAACAGATCTGGGACGACGCTGAGTCCTGGATTGAACAGAGGCACTGGGAGAGGGTGAATAGTGTTAGGTGGTGTAATGACACAAAGGTATTTCTGATGATTAAATAATAAAGGTCCAATAATGCTACAATCCAATGAAGCATGGACGTGCATTATGTTGTATACCATTCTACACTTCAACAGGCTCACCTATGACTGTGGTGTTGAGTTTGTTGCTGACCACCGTGTCAATTTTGGGGTTGTTCCGCGCCTCGCATTTATAGTCCTGCATGTCGCTGTAGTGCTGGACGGTGATGGGGAAGATGGCCTGATGGTGCGGCTGCTGCACGGTGGTCGAGTTAACCTCAGAATACTTCTTCCACAAGGTGTACTCGATGGGTAGGCTGCCTCGGTCTGAGTGACAGCGTACCTGGAAGGGCTTTCCCACAACCACTCTGCCAATGGCCGTTAACGTCGGTTTACTGACAAGAACTGGGGAATGAATAGAACAAGGAAAGTGACGGAAATTACAAAATGGACTGTTAATGTGGAGAGGTTACCTTCCAATGACATCACCAACATTGCTTAGCAGCTACACGTATGACTAAACTTCGACTCAAAGGTTGTAAAGGTTGAGTCAAGATTGAAAAATGGAAATTTCACCTAAAGAACAATTTCCCACATTATCATTTTTGATTGGAGTTCCCCTTTAATATCATATTGTTGTGACAGATACTGCATCCATACATATTATCAGTATATCCTTATGCAtatccttattttaccaggtaagttgactgagcacacattctcatttacagcaacgacctggggaatagttacaggggagaggaggggggatgaatggtGATTAGGTGATTAGGTgtccatgatggtatgagggccagattgggattttagccaggacaccggggttaacaccccaaCTCTTACGacgtcaggacacccgtttaacattcCATCCAAAAGATCGcatcctacacagggcaatgtccccaatcactgccctggggcattggaatagtattttttttagaccagaggaaagggtgcctcctactggccttccaaaaccacttccagcagcatctggtctcccatccagggaccgaccaaaGACAAGTGAGATTGACTTCCTTTGGGTCACACATTAAAGCCTTATAGGCTGTAGTAGTACCTTTTGCATGGACAGGCAGCTTTGCACTGTACTTGGAGATCATCCTGGCATCTGCTTTACATGAATAAATCCCACTCGAGTTCCGTACCACCCCGGGGACAACATATATCCCATTGAAGCTGCCCGGCGTCAGTGTGTAATTGTCCTTGTAAATGGAGTACTTCACATCCGAAGCTCTGATTCTGTCAGAGGAGTAGTTGGTACTCCTGCAGGTTAACGTGAATTTCTCCCTTTCAAAGACCTCTGTCGGATACATGGTCAGAACTGGCTGGGAAAACAGTTCTGTTGGGTGGATTAAAAAAACATGGATTAATCAACACTCTTGGATGGCTGAGTACATGTAAGAACATTCACGAGGAATGTTGTGATGAACATTGATAAGGTAATAGATGTGAATAGGGTTGCCAGGTttttcagaaatcctggttggaggattctggatttcctgtTTATTCGCTCCTGATTCCAGGagtcttccaaccaggatttctgaaaaACCTAGGAATTTAAGAAAAATTCACCAGAATTTTTTAACCCTAGCTGCGACTTGGTTATAAACTGATAGAACAGATAAtagctttttttttaaatcagcttTTTTCAACAGCTAACACCACATTCTACATTTCAGATTCCTTGTAAACCCATTCACTCACCTGTAATCGTCACGTTTTCCGTCACTTGCTTGACTACATTTCCCATCTCCAAAGTGCACTGAAACTCCCCAGAGTGCTCGGCCAGGGCTCTTATGCTGTGGTTGGCTTTACTTTGACCAGTACTCAGCAGATTCTGTCCCTTGTTCAGGTAGACTTTGAGCCCGGAGCTGTTCTGGAGGTTACCACTGACACTGCAGGAGATGTCCAGAATGTCCCCTTCGATGATCATTGATCCGTGTGGTCGGACAGAGATTACAGGTGTGATGAACAGCTCTGGAGAACAAAACGAGGAAAATTGGTCTGGAAGCTGAAGGTTGAAACTAAGAGACTTTTCCCCAGGCAATTTCTATGAAGTTTTCGGACATTGAGATTGAGAACAACAGTAGGGTCCTTGACTAAAAAGGTATTTCAACTGAAAATCTCCACTGAATGTGCGCTTCAGTCGAAGACTAGGTCTAACCTGTGTCTTGGAAACCGACCCGAGATGTTCACCGTCGTGGTCTGTTTTTATGCTCCACTCACCTTTTACAGTGACCACCACATTGTTGCTGGCAGTGGACGGGACCGAGTCTGGCAGCAGTATGACCCTGTAGTCACAGTGTAGCCTGTGGTCGCCAGCGTTGTTGAATCGCAGCCTAGTCTCCACCTGGTTGGTCATAATAATACAACAACGTTAACTAGAAAAGGACATTTCCTAAAAGTAAACGTGTGTGCTTGCTACTTGAAGTATTGATGTTGGTGAAATAAGTtgtaaaaggggtaaaaaaaaaaagcaaagcACACTCAATATTAACGCACCTGGTTGGCGTTGCCCATCTCCTCATAGAGCTCTTTGGAATCCTTGTAGAAGTAGAAGACGATAGTGCCGGACTCCTCAGGGGCCTTACACCTAACGGtcacctcctctccctcgctGAACACACGCTTGTCGACGCTGAGGACTGGCGTCTGCAGGCCTGGAAGGACACGAGTACGAGTGAAAGCACGcaggaaacacacacagataaaaaTCACATGCCGTAGACAGAGTTACAAGAGACTACATTCATGCAGGATACAAAGTTGCTTTGTCACATGCGGCAGGTGTAAAAcagtagagtgaaatgcttaacttgcaagTTTTTCAGTCCACAACAGAGAGGAGTTGACAGAGTACTAACCTGTCACAGTCAGTTTCTCAGACTTGCTGCTTAGCTCCTTGTCCTGTATGTTCACCTTGCATTTGTACTTCCCAGTGTTGGCCACTCTGGCCATGCGCAGAGAGTAGATTAGGTCCTCTGCGGTGGTGATGCTCTCCGTGTGCACCTCGGCGTTGTCCTTGTAGATGGTGTATTTACGGTTCAGGAACCCAGAGCTGCTGACCACGGCCTGGCAGCGTACCGTCACGTTGGTACCCTGGGAGACGTCGTTGCTGGGCTCGAGAGTCAGGGTGACACCTGTGAACACTGGAGAAAGAACTCAAGGTCAATGCTCTGACTGATCAAACGTTCTGTGTAACAAAAGTCCTAGAAAACAAGCCTGTGTGATCTTGTACCAAAGCACATTATTTAGTGAATTCACAACCTTGTAGTGGCATGAATCTGTTCACTAAGGCAAAAAAATATATCTCCATAGTAAGAGAACAGTGCAATAAATCACAGTGCTATATAGCTAGTCATCTTCCAGCTCCAAGATACTCAGGAGATGAAATCACCCACACCAATGAATTGGACATAAACACAGACCCTCAACAAAAACACCACAAGAAGTCTTTTGATTCAGCGCATGCTGATAGCAAACTGTTCTCCCACATTTGTCCTCCACAGAGTGATTCTCTAGATAAGGGGCCTCCCAGTGGGGTCTAGTGCAGACAGTCTGTCAGGTTGAGACCCACAGTCCGGGTGGCTCCTGTCCCGAGGGGGACGTCCCAGTAAACAGGCCCCCGCCAACCAGAGGAAGGAAAGGCATTTTGTTAAACAAACAGGCAAACAGACACCCTCTCAGGGGACCCATCGTTATTTGAGACACCGCCGTCCCCACCCAATGTCACTCAGCAGGGCCCGGCGCGACCGAGGGGAAAACCACTGATAGGAGGGCAGAGGGTAGTGGGCAGTTCCAACCAGGGCACGAGCCATAGCGGAACCCCATGGAAAGGCTGTGTGACCATTGACTAGTCTTGGTAAAGCCATTGAGTCAACGTCTCTGCTTAGAATAGATGTATTCTGCTATTCCAAGCCCAGAATTGCTAATCTCGGCATGGTCAGGATAAGGCGTCCATCTCTACCAATGGCTAGCTGAACTAATTTCTCTGCCCAGTGCTTGGCTTTTTCCCTTATCCTAACAGGAGGAGGCGTGTGACACTGCTAACAAGTGAGTTCCCAAAGCCTTCCACAACCTCGGACTCTAAAAGAGTGAAAACACTGATAAGACAAGATCCAGGCACCATTCTCATAGGACTCCCAGTTATGGTATTTCCAGTGTGTCAATAGAGTTGTACCTGTGTTAATACTACGATTAGGGTATATCGGTCACCTCTCAGTATAAGATATGTCTTAGTAAAACAGGTCCATAGCGTTAGAAAGAAGTATAGAAGCAAGAATGTCCAGTCCCAAAGCACACTATCTACAAATACACACATTTTCACTGATAGGAGAAACAAAACAACAGCTGAATAACATACCACTCCAAAAGAAAAACCTGAAACACACTCAAGAGTTCCCCTTTTTTGAAAACTGCATTCACTGCACTCTTGACTATCCTATTTTAAGAATCTCCTAAAGAACCCTTTAATACTTACATGCCTGCGATTCCGCCACTTGGCCTGGACGGAAcaggaggggggaaaaaaacaaacagTACATCAATGTAAAGAAAATCCATACTTCCTTATTTCCCCACCCAACCCAAAACCCTCCCAGAGGTAGATTATTATCAAGCTTCCTTACAGGTGGAGAGGAGTACGGAGGTTAGCAGTAGTAGTCGGGTGACCATCCTGACTGAGGGCTGCTGGAGCTCCCACATTGGTGGTGGCTGTCCTGGGCTGATGCGACTGGAGTGACTGGAGGCTGAGGATTGACTGGGGGGCAGaggtgggaggggaggagggagaggacatGGGAGGTGCTCTACCTTGGCCACAGAGTGGGACGCCTGGCCGCTGGTTATCACAGCGAGCAGAGCCCTCGACTTGGCTTAATTTGCCAGGAAGTGACTGTTGTTTCCTCAGGATGTGAGCTGCTGGCGTTTTGCTGTTTTGGAATGTTCTCTTTCTGGGCCGTGTGCGTAGTCATAGACACTGTTCAGCATGCTTAGGGTGCAGTAAGCAGGAGCTAACCTttgcctgccccccccccccagtgtctGGGCCTCTGCAGGTACTATGGGGCAACATGGAGAGGGGCACCCTTGCTTCTGTGCTCAGGAGACCCTGTTTCTTGAGGGTTTACACTGTCGTAAATCACAGCATGCCCTTCAAAGCTGTCAAACTACTGTTAACTTAAGCTCCTAGTTACGATTTTGTTTGTTTTAACTACTACTGAGCTACCTACCGCCGGACATATACCTTATTGGATGAATTTACTAGAACAAAATAAAACAGTTTTACTATGATATACCACTCTTACCTCTGTACCAAtatgaaataaaaaattataaatatgaaaatgtatgcactctggtTAAGAGCATCTGGTAAATTTCTTAAGGGCAGGGTaaattactttctaaatgtaatctgttaacttttggattacaataactcagtaacgtaatctgattactttggATTCAtgtccccttaagaggcattagaagacaaaaaagatacatcaaacgcatttggtgtcatcatagtggtctctgacttgtggtcagactcaaaCTTGcacttttttcaatgctgacttgaatgtcattgagaaaacagaaaggtgtccaTGTATTTTTTCGCTCAAGAACCAGCAACCTCTTTATACCCCCTTAAGCAGGGTTGGGGACTAACTGATTACACGTAATCACTTACATTTAATCTGATTACAAAACAAACTAACCTGTTACactaccagcaaaaatattgtaatcagattacagatactttagaAAAACTAGATTtcttcttggattacttttaaattcactTAATTTTTTTGGCCTGAGATCCAATTGCACAAGACTGTGAGAGACTGGACTTATCTTAACTGGAGCCAGGGCAGGAGCTAAGGCACACTTATCTCTACTTCCAGacgagtaggattctattgcatgtCTAAACTCCGATAAGGGACTGCTAGTTGGCAAGTATCATTGGTTGTTATCAATTAAACGGTCTCTCTTTATACCAAGGCTTTCTTGACCTTTAACCATAGACAAACCAATGTCACGGCAAACAGAGAAACAGTTAACAAAGTTAAGATCTCTATTCAATCTGTCTCGCTGAAGTGTTACAGATTGCACAATAGAATTGTAAAAGGTCATTTCCCATTGAGCCGAGGATATGCAGCATTTATGGTGAGTAGAAACACTGCCATAtcatttcaatcacgctgtaacacTGAACTtcggcgatacggattgaatacaGCCCCGGATCGGATTTTATCCAGAATATTCATGaaatactaaaacaaagaatAAATACAAGGATTCAGAATGAAAAACTAAAACAAAATGTAGCAAGCAGCACCTCAAATCTCAGGCTTAATTAAGTCTATGAAAAATGTTTGAATCATCTCTTTGCTATGAAATTCATATCAGGACTGATTTTCACATCACAGACACTCACTCCTCAGGGGATTTTTTTGAAGCGGTCTGGTGAGAAGGATAATATGCCTGATAGTgttatatttatttaaataaaacATTCCAGCTCAACCGATATGGTAATGACGACATGAATATTGTGACGCAATAGCAGACACATTTgttttacacaatacatgtagaaTGAGAGCATGAACATTAACACAAACATGAATATACAAACCAAATAATAAAAATCACCAGGATTTGTGTTGTGTATTTGGTTTATTTGACTGACTTCAACTCCTGTCTTATAAACCAGTCAGCAAAGCAGTCTACCGTCACAGAGAAACACCTGATCGCCTTCATTTCTCCTTTTACATCTTCAAAGTTTCATTTGTTTCCATATCTAAAATGTTAAAACTCAAAGCAGGGTAACTAGAGATGTGATTCTGAGCATGGCTGACAGACAGCGTTGTGGGGTTTTGCTGTAGGTGTCAGTGATAGCAGTGAAGGCTGCAGTACCTCCTCCGTACCCTAGAGGGGGAGCTACTGAGCGTAGTGGGGCTTGGTTATGACCGCGAGTGCAGCCGCTTATACTGAATGCATGGCATGTGTTACCGGTTACTGTGACCGGTTCAGTCCACAGGCAAAGCATTATTGTCCATTCCTTTCTAGGGTGATAGCCAAGCTGAGGACTTTAGAGGCAAAAAGGTGAGGGTAGCGTCCATGGGGGGAGTACTGTATGAGGAGAGACACCGTGTGGGTAAGAGAATCTGTGAAAGGGGGAGAaacagtcctctcccatctctccatctcactgaGGGCCAAGGCAAACAAATACCAgcaaattaaaaaatataaaattacAAAAGtgtgcaaaaaataaaaaatgtttcaaAGAAAAACAGGAAGGTAATACAGAGCAAACCAAAAAAGTGACCCCTAATGGAGGCACATTAATGGCGATACCACACTTGGAGCCAGTGTTGACCAGAGGGGTAACCCTTGTTTTAAAAAAAAGGCACCTCAGGACTCACAGAACTTATTTTGACCATCTTAGTTCGTCATATCAAGAGTAACGTCAGACCTCTGTGAGTCTACCATGCAGAGACGCCGCGGTATTATGTGGTATATCGTGGCTCATGAGGTACCTGAGCTAGTGTTGGAGGTTGACAGGAGAGCTGTGGCTTTTGACAACAAGGACACTGAACTGAAGAAGTGCTATGGAGCGTTACTGTGTATTTACCAGTGCACTGTATTACACAAAGTAAGGTCTGAAGTCACTCCTGTTTTTTGACCCAACTTCTCTATCCCAATCTTCTTGAAACTCCCTTTCTGCTAAAGAAACCAAACACGGCTGGCAAATAAAATCAAGGTTaaaagaaaaaaacaaacaaagatAAAAGAAAATTGCCACAGACTGTTCTCCAAAATGTGTAGCAGATAGCAGGGTGGAGGTTGGTAGTTGGCACACAGGGGAAAGGGCTGCCTAGGGCTGGTGTGTGTGATTCTGGGGACAGTCCATACACAGTTCATACAGTCCCCATAAGCCTGTGTGCGAGGATGCAGAAAAGTAGCAGCAGAACCCCACCCCTGGGGATGCAGTGGGCACTGTTTCTTCTTGTCCAGCCTCGGAGTGCTTCTGGCTGGGGTCTGTAGGAAAGACTGGGGATGGGCATGGGCCAAGCGGGCCTCAGCCAGAACTCTGGAACTGATACTTCAGGACCCCAGCAAACTGCTCCATGTCTCCCAGTGCTGGGGCTCCTCAGGCGGGTTATGGTTCAGCCGATGAGTGGGGGGGACGGGGGGTCTGGAGCAGCAGAAGCTTGGAGGCTGTAGAGAGCTCCAAGCTAATTCATTATTGCTTTGCAGGTAGGGCAGACAGGTAGCATCAGTCTTGGGATTAGAGCTGAGCAGTAGTCAACCATTGCGCTAAGGACATGGGGTCAGCCCTTGGGCATAGGATAATGGAGATGAATGGCAAAGGTTGGTGAGTTTAGCACAACGGGGTGAGAGTGCATGGATGCAAGGAGGTCTGGTTAGTATGTACATGTATAgcatggggcggcagggtagcctagtgggtagagcgttggactagtaaccgaaaggttgcaagttcaaatccctgagctgacaaggtacaaatctgtcgttctgcccctgaacaggctgttaacccactgttcctaggccgtcattgaaaataagaatttgttcttaactgacttgcctagttaaataaaggtaaaataaaaattctAGTGGGCATCGGTTTGTGTCCAAGGCTGTGGG from Salvelinus alpinus chromosome 2, SLU_Salpinus.1, whole genome shotgun sequence carries:
- the pecam1b gene encoding platelet endothelial cell adhesion molecule isoform X7, which produces MWELQQPSVRMVTRLLLLTSVLLSTCQVAESQALFTGVTLTLEPSNDVSQGTNVTVRCQAVVSSSGFLNRKYTIYKDNAEVHTESITTAEDLIYSLRMARVANTGKYKCKVNIQDKELSSKSEKLTVTGLQTPVLSVDKRVFSEGEEVTVRCKAPEESGTIVFYFYKDSKELYEEMGNANQVETRLRFNNAGDHRLHCDYRVILLPDSVPSTASNNVVVTVKELFITPVISVRPHGSMIIEGDILDISCSVSGNLQNSSGLKVYLNKGQNLLSTGQSKANHSIRALAEHSGEFQCTLEMGNVVKQVTENVTITELFSQPVLTMYPTEVFEREKFTLTCRSTNYSSDRIRASDVKYSIYKDNYTLTPGSFNGIYVVPGVVRNSSGIYSCKADARMISKYSAKLPVHAKVLVSKPTLTAIGRVVVGKPFQVRCHSDRGSLPIEYTLWKKYSEVNSTTVQQPHHQAIFPITVQHYSDMQDYKCEARNNPKIDTVVSNKLNTTVIVPLFNPGLSVVPDLLEVTEGNEMYLICGVEGSPPVTFKWYRRGNVQPLFIANSTQSSESLQIKGVGNEHSGTYYCEAINYANMVRSQPVTVDVKMAMWKKGLIVACCLLVVAVLVLACVLRYNSKRGRETYSPPATQAFAGV
- the pecam1b gene encoding platelet endothelial cell adhesion molecule isoform X2, which codes for MWELQQPSVRMVTRLLLLTSVLLSTCQVAESQALFTGVTLTLEPSNDVSQGTNVTVRCQAVVSSSGFLNRKYTIYKDNAEVHTESITTAEDLIYSLRMARVANTGKYKCKVNIQDKELSSKSEKLTVTGLQTPVLSVDKRVFSEGEEVTVRCKAPEESGTIVFYFYKDSKELYEEMGNANQVETRLRFNNAGDHRLHCDYRVILLPDSVPSTASNNVVVTVKELFITPVISVRPHGSMIIEGDILDISCSVSGNLQNSSGLKVYLNKGQNLLSTGQSKANHSIRALAEHSGEFQCTLEMGNVVKQVTENVTITELFSQPVLTMYPTEVFEREKFTLTCRSTNYSSDRIRASDVKYSIYKDNYTLTPGSFNGIYVVPGVVRNSSGIYSCKADARMISKYSAKLPVHAKVLVSKPTLTAIGRVVVGKPFQVRCHSDRGSLPIEYTLWKKYSEVNSTTVQQPHHQAIFPITVQHYSDMQDYKCEARNNPKIDTVVSNKLNTTVIVPLFNPGLSVVPDLLEVTEGNEMYLICGVEGSPPVTFKWYRRGNVQPLFIANSTQSSESLQIKGVGNEHSGTYYCEAINYANMVRSQPVTVDVKMAMWKKGLIVACCLLVVAVLVLACVLRYNSKRVGVDAAVSVWSERPVDPGSDGESSVASNNEPDVEYTEVVHRQPVDPARVPLRKGTETVYSEVQNSPTGAPGDHYDYQGSVEYADLNGDQPEVNQALLEVNHQDHHDLPVPVE